One Candidatus Hydrogenedentota bacterium DNA segment encodes these proteins:
- a CDS encoding type II toxin-antitoxin system HicB family antitoxin yields the protein MHRYEIIIYWSDEDDAFVAVVPELPGCMAHGDSRDSALENVNDAVQLWLDTAREFGDPIPEPKGERLMLA from the coding sequence ATGCACCGGTACGAAATCATCATCTACTGGAGCGACGAAGATGACGCGTTTGTTGCCGTTGTGCCCGAACTGCCCGGGTGCATGGCGCACGGCGATTCACGCGATTCGGCCCTTGAGAATGTGAACGATGCCGTACAGCTTTGGCTGGATACGGCCCGCGAATTCGGGGATCCGATCCCTGAACCAAAAGGTGAGCGCCTGATGCTGGCGTGA
- a CDS encoding Gfo/Idh/MocA family oxidoreductase produces MPDSISRRQFIRTGGAAAATFTIVPRHVLGGAGHVAPSEKITLACIGFGTQAIREIGGILASPEIQVVAVCDVEKDGLNYLEWDRGEVRNNVRLLLKDPAWREGSDVPPGGRDVGKEIVETYYAQQRGRRRFKGCATYVDFRELLEQEKDVSTVKVMTPDHTHAAIAVAAMNKGMNVIMHKPLGNRVLEARAVVQAARAKNIATHFLAASDGSRLKPVLDMIRNGAIGTLREIHNWSSRPMWPQFATVPADTPPVPAGFDWDLWLGPSTDRPYHPNYTHTNFRGWFEFGGGAIADMGHYSLWPIFQLLELDSPFSVESSPSHLCTASDHVCRRIKNDFSFPAACTVRMRFAPKGDRGALDIFWYDGGVKPCTPEELIADNKELDGEGMLFVGDRGRILGGFHGEDSRLIPESKMLAYRAARDIARETSNRDDARRRRDRNADWIKAFRGGPLSPGDFRLAGPISDAINLAAVSLRMGGRRLLWDSTNAKVTNIPDANWYLTREYRPGWEM; encoded by the coding sequence CTGCCGGACAGCATTTCACGGCGGCAATTCATACGGACCGGCGGCGCGGCCGCAGCCACGTTCACGATCGTTCCGCGCCACGTCTTGGGCGGAGCGGGACACGTCGCGCCGAGCGAGAAGATAACGCTCGCATGCATCGGATTCGGTACCCAGGCCATCCGCGAAATCGGCGGCATACTCGCCAGTCCGGAGATTCAGGTCGTAGCCGTCTGCGACGTCGAGAAGGATGGCCTCAACTATCTCGAATGGGACAGGGGAGAGGTGCGCAACAATGTTCGACTGCTTCTCAAGGACCCCGCGTGGCGCGAGGGCAGCGACGTTCCTCCCGGCGGCCGGGACGTGGGCAAAGAAATTGTAGAAACGTATTATGCGCAACAACGCGGCAGGAGAAGATTCAAAGGCTGCGCGACGTACGTCGATTTCCGGGAACTGCTCGAGCAAGAAAAAGACGTAAGCACGGTGAAAGTGATGACGCCGGACCACACGCACGCGGCCATCGCGGTCGCGGCGATGAACAAGGGCATGAATGTGATCATGCACAAGCCGTTGGGAAATCGCGTGCTCGAAGCAAGGGCCGTCGTCCAGGCTGCGCGCGCGAAGAACATCGCCACGCACTTCCTGGCTGCGAGCGACGGATCGCGGTTGAAACCGGTGTTGGACATGATCAGGAACGGTGCGATCGGCACGTTGCGCGAAATTCACAATTGGTCCTCGCGCCCGATGTGGCCGCAATTCGCAACAGTGCCTGCCGATACACCTCCGGTGCCGGCGGGGTTTGACTGGGACCTGTGGCTTGGTCCCTCCACGGACCGTCCGTATCACCCGAACTACACCCATACCAACTTTCGCGGCTGGTTCGAGTTTGGCGGCGGGGCCATCGCGGATATGGGACATTACAGCCTGTGGCCCATTTTCCAGCTTCTCGAACTGGATTCTCCCTTCAGTGTGGAATCTTCACCCAGTCACCTTTGCACTGCGTCGGACCACGTCTGCCGGCGGATCAAGAACGACTTTTCGTTTCCCGCGGCGTGCACCGTGCGCATGCGATTCGCTCCGAAGGGCGACCGCGGCGCGCTGGACATTTTCTGGTACGACGGCGGCGTGAAACCTTGCACTCCCGAAGAGCTAATCGCAGACAACAAGGAGCTGGACGGAGAAGGAATGTTGTTCGTCGGCGATCGGGGTAGAATTCTGGGTGGGTTCCACGGCGAAGACTCACGGTTGATTCCCGAATCGAAGATGCTCGCGTATCGCGCGGCGCGCGACATCGCCCGGGAGACGTCGAATCGGGACGATGCAAGGCGCCGGCGTGATCGAAACGCCGACTGGATTAAGGCGTTTCGAGGAGGCCCGCTGAGTCCCGGCGACTTCCGGCTCGCGGGCCCGATCTCCGATGCCATCAATCTGGCAGCGGTCTCCTTGCGAATGGGCGGGCGCAGGCTGCTTTGGGATTCTACCAACGCGAAAGTCACCAACATCCCCGACGCAAACTGGTATCTGACCCGCGAGTATCGACCGGGTTGGGAGATGTGA
- a CDS encoding cytochrome ubiquinol oxidase subunit I, with product MNYPFWDVPHIGSGWVIGLIAIFHVLVSHFAIGGGFYLVVAERKLLRNKRADWFEALRRHSKFFFILTGVYGAVTGVGIWFSIGLANPEGTSTLIHNFVFGWAIEWTFFITEITATAAAVYYYTWGRVSDRLHMTIGWIYAISAWLSLVIINGILTFMLTPGPGWLSVAGTGNEASMFWNAFFNPTYWPSLIVRTLICISLAGVWALLTSSRLDGYKQPELKTDVVRWSCKWLLPSFILLPASMMWYLYMVPEGRRELLQIGIGTIGQGVFTHVTRAVLVSVMASATIAVVVYFLAYRSPRSFGFGHAFGVLLLALAATASTEHAREMLRKPYVIAEHMFSNGIRKSDVAKFNSEGYLTHSPWATDADRELWAKIDAAGAGAVLAADSTAPELAAAQLKRGELMLRGQCLACHTRDAYRAFKSLLAGRDRESIGNILKMLHDYKDDSPYKAYMPPLVGTSSEIEALGDCLARLVETKAADAATGVDKVALATQP from the coding sequence ATGAACTACCCGTTTTGGGACGTCCCGCACATCGGCAGCGGATGGGTGATTGGATTAATCGCGATCTTCCATGTGCTGGTGTCGCATTTCGCGATCGGCGGCGGCTTCTATCTGGTGGTCGCCGAGCGGAAACTGTTGCGCAATAAGCGTGCGGATTGGTTCGAAGCACTCCGGCGCCACTCAAAGTTTTTCTTCATCCTCACCGGCGTCTATGGGGCGGTAACGGGCGTCGGCATTTGGTTCTCGATCGGCCTCGCCAATCCCGAGGGCACAAGCACGCTCATCCACAATTTCGTGTTCGGTTGGGCGATCGAGTGGACCTTCTTCATCACGGAGATCACGGCCACGGCGGCTGCGGTCTATTACTACACCTGGGGCCGAGTATCCGATCGGTTGCACATGACGATTGGCTGGATTTATGCCATTTCAGCGTGGCTAAGCCTCGTAATTATCAATGGAATTCTGACGTTCATGCTCACGCCCGGGCCCGGTTGGTTGTCTGTCGCAGGGACCGGCAACGAGGCGAGCATGTTTTGGAACGCGTTTTTCAATCCCACATATTGGCCAAGCTTGATCGTGCGCACGCTCATCTGCATTTCGCTCGCCGGCGTGTGGGCGCTGTTGACCTCGAGCCGGCTGGACGGATACAAACAACCGGAACTCAAAACGGACGTAGTGCGCTGGTCGTGCAAATGGTTGCTGCCATCGTTCATCCTGCTTCCTGCGTCCATGATGTGGTACCTGTACATGGTCCCGGAGGGGCGTCGCGAACTGCTGCAAATCGGGATCGGCACGATTGGACAGGGCGTGTTTACGCACGTGACGCGCGCCGTCCTCGTGTCGGTTATGGCTTCGGCCACCATCGCGGTTGTCGTGTACTTCCTCGCGTACCGCAGCCCGCGGAGCTTTGGGTTCGGGCACGCATTCGGCGTGTTGCTGCTCGCGCTCGCCGCGACGGCGTCGACCGAACATGCGCGCGAGATGCTTCGCAAGCCGTACGTAATTGCCGAGCACATGTTCTCGAACGGCATCCGCAAATCGGATGTTGCAAAATTCAATTCAGAAGGATACCTCACGCACTCGCCGTGGGCGACGGATGCAGACCGGGAACTGTGGGCGAAGATCGACGCAGCGGGGGCCGGCGCAGTACTGGCCGCGGATTCGACGGCGCCAGAGTTGGCCGCCGCGCAATTGAAACGGGGTGAATTAATGCTGCGCGGGCAATGCCTCGCGTGCCACACGCGCGACGCATACCGAGCGTTTAAGTCGCTGCTCGCCGGCCGCGATCGCGAATCCATTGGCAACATTCTGAAGATGCTGCACGATTACAAAGACGATTCACCGTACAAGGCGTACATGCCGCCGCTTGTCGGTACATCGTCCGAAATCGAGGCGCTCGGCGATTGCCTCGCAAGACTCGTTGAAACGAAAGCTGCCGATGCGGCTACCGGCGTGGACAAGGTTGCGCTTGCCACACAACCCTGA
- a CDS encoding Rieske (2Fe-2S) protein — translation MADSMADGPAVPVPRKIFVQTLVGVVGAGYAAAVAYPVYRYLATPARREASAPAVTEVALPEATMPKPGTALSFMFGTRPAVLIHHADGTVACFDAVCTHLACTVQYQPQNGRIFCPCHGGVYDPATGKNVAGPPPKPLRQHNVEQRDGQIIVTRV, via the coding sequence ATGGCTGATTCGATGGCGGATGGACCGGCCGTGCCGGTGCCGCGCAAGATATTTGTACAAACATTGGTCGGAGTCGTCGGCGCGGGCTACGCAGCGGCGGTGGCCTACCCCGTCTACCGCTATCTCGCGACGCCCGCGCGGCGCGAAGCTTCTGCACCGGCCGTCACCGAAGTGGCACTTCCCGAGGCAACCATGCCGAAACCGGGCACGGCGCTGAGTTTCATGTTCGGTACACGTCCGGCAGTGTTGATCCATCACGCAGACGGGACAGTGGCGTGTTTCGACGCCGTGTGTACGCACCTCGCGTGCACGGTGCAATACCAGCCGCAGAACGGGCGCATCTTCTGCCCCTGCCACGGTGGCGTGTACGACCCAGCGACCGGCAAGAACGTGGCGGGGCCGCCCCCGAAGCCTCTGCGGCAGCACAATGTGGAGCAGCGCGATGGCCAGATTATCGTCACCCGCGTCTAG
- a CDS encoding HAMP domain-containing histidine kinase, with the protein MRYTLSGASLVPMGDALLSGKYDAGSSGARVEEFRYQELVFIGLNVCALGFIALIHLAFAHWVSATRSVLVYVLLLSRMSEQGIEAYLLWRRVFALTKRGAATYSFVSLCANTAFAFTVSILSETDEAHFIALLMVPLIQACFRYRLRTVIAVALMAMVLNFLELWTFYYLHPKAFPTHKPLEHQFELATMALIYPFVGILVHILVQRTVKYADDSRRMLDDLRATQRHLLEKEKLAAVGQLVNVISHELRHPVAVVTNALDAALRKGDASDPERQFIGLAAVESKRLDKLTKDLLTFAQPKEPQKKPTSARLTLTYVRDLLAAQLPAEGPRIDVACDEDFDIEIDPFQMHQALLNLGINAINYTEPGGRVLLGADRAADCANLFVENSGSPIPDEIAERIFEPFYTTRQEGSGLGLAISRKIAESHGGGITLAANKPGQVRFVVSVPL; encoded by the coding sequence ATGCGATACACTCTCTCGGGGGCAAGCCTGGTTCCGATGGGGGACGCATTATTGTCCGGGAAATACGATGCTGGCTCGTCCGGCGCGCGCGTGGAAGAGTTCCGATACCAGGAACTCGTCTTTATTGGGCTGAACGTCTGCGCGCTGGGATTCATTGCGCTAATCCATCTCGCATTCGCGCATTGGGTTTCCGCGACGCGCTCCGTGCTCGTCTATGTCTTGTTGCTGTCGCGCATGTCGGAGCAGGGCATCGAAGCATACCTGCTTTGGCGGCGCGTGTTTGCGTTGACGAAACGCGGCGCCGCCACGTACTCGTTCGTCTCCTTGTGCGCAAACACAGCATTCGCGTTCACCGTGAGCATTCTTTCGGAGACGGACGAAGCGCACTTCATCGCATTACTGATGGTACCGCTCATCCAGGCCTGTTTTCGTTACAGGCTGCGGACCGTGATCGCCGTGGCGTTGATGGCTATGGTCCTGAATTTCCTCGAACTGTGGACATTCTATTATCTCCACCCGAAGGCGTTTCCCACCCATAAGCCTCTTGAACATCAATTCGAGTTGGCAACAATGGCGCTGATCTATCCCTTCGTCGGGATTCTGGTACATATTCTCGTTCAGAGGACTGTCAAGTATGCGGACGACTCGCGCCGGATGCTCGACGATCTCCGCGCGACGCAACGCCATCTGCTCGAGAAGGAAAAACTTGCTGCGGTGGGGCAATTGGTCAACGTCATCAGTCACGAATTGCGGCACCCCGTCGCCGTCGTTACGAACGCATTGGACGCGGCGCTGCGCAAGGGGGACGCGTCGGACCCGGAGCGTCAATTCATTGGACTAGCGGCCGTCGAGTCCAAGCGGCTTGACAAACTTACAAAGGACTTGTTGACGTTCGCGCAACCGAAGGAGCCGCAGAAGAAGCCGACTTCCGCCCGATTGACGTTGACCTACGTGCGTGATCTGTTGGCTGCACAACTGCCGGCCGAAGGACCGCGAATCGACGTCGCTTGCGACGAAGATTTCGATATCGAAATCGACCCGTTTCAGATGCACCAGGCGTTGCTGAATTTGGGAATCAATGCGATCAATTACACCGAACCCGGCGGACGCGTACTGCTCGGGGCCGATCGGGCGGCGGACTGCGCCAATCTCTTTGTCGAGAATTCCGGTTCTCCAATACCCGACGAGATCGCGGAACGAATCTTCGAACCGTTCTATACGACGCGGCAGGAGGGCTCGGGTTTGGGGTTGGCGATCAGCAGGAAGATCGCGGAAAGTCACGGCGGCGGCATAACGCTTGCCGCAAACAAGCCGGGCCAGGTGCGATTCGTCGTGAGCGTTCCGCTCTAA
- a CDS encoding cytochrome b N-terminal domain-containing protein, which produces MARLSSPASRSRFYTWLDDRLDLDAISVLASKKEVPVHAHSFWYYWGGISLFLFIVQLLTGFLLLVYYRPGDQAYESVRQITYDVEFGWLIRSAHSWAANLMVLAVFVHMFSVYFMKAYRKPREFGWWSGCVLAGLTLVFGFSGYLLPMDELAFFATKVGLEIPRIIPGVGPFIVEIVQGGEGVTGVTIQRFFALHAAVLPIVFMAFLAFHLWLVQKHGNALPPSEEAKPAPDRRSMPFFPDFFAKDLALWLISLNVLTILATLYPWPLGVQADPAAPAPAGIHPEWYFMSQFQLLKVVGQWLPGLAGEVAGLVLFTIAGLLWALIPLFDRNSAFERRARTATWFGWFMLVGLIALTIWGYADV; this is translated from the coding sequence ATGGCCAGATTATCGTCACCCGCGTCTAGGTCGCGGTTTTACACGTGGCTGGACGACCGCCTCGATCTCGACGCGATAAGCGTACTCGCGTCGAAGAAAGAGGTTCCCGTCCACGCGCACTCGTTCTGGTATTACTGGGGCGGGATTTCACTGTTTCTGTTTATCGTTCAATTGCTCACCGGCTTTCTGTTGCTGGTGTATTACCGTCCGGGCGACCAGGCGTACGAGTCCGTACGACAAATAACCTACGACGTCGAGTTCGGTTGGCTCATTCGCTCCGCACATTCGTGGGCCGCAAACCTGATGGTCCTCGCCGTGTTCGTGCACATGTTCTCGGTGTATTTCATGAAGGCCTACCGCAAACCGCGCGAATTCGGCTGGTGGTCGGGTTGCGTTCTGGCCGGCCTCACACTGGTGTTCGGATTCAGCGGCTACTTGCTTCCGATGGATGAACTCGCGTTCTTCGCGACAAAAGTCGGGCTCGAAATTCCCCGGATCATTCCCGGCGTGGGACCGTTCATCGTCGAGATCGTCCAGGGCGGCGAAGGCGTCACGGGCGTAACCATACAACGCTTCTTCGCACTGCACGCCGCAGTTCTTCCGATCGTGTTCATGGCGTTCCTCGCGTTTCACCTATGGCTCGTGCAGAAACACGGCAATGCGCTGCCGCCGTCAGAGGAGGCAAAGCCCGCGCCGGACCGCCGCTCGATGCCGTTCTTCCCGGACTTTTTCGCGAAGGACTTGGCGCTTTGGCTAATTTCGCTGAACGTGCTCACGATTCTTGCCACGCTCTACCCGTGGCCGCTCGGCGTGCAAGCGGACCCCGCGGCCCCCGCGCCGGCCGGCATTCACCCCGAGTGGTATTTCATGAGCCAGTTTCAGTTGTTAAAGGTCGTTGGACAATGGCTTCCGGGCCTGGCGGGTGAAGTGGCGGGCCTCGTGTTGTTCACGATCGCGGGATTGTTGTGGGCATTGATCCCATTGTTTGACCGCAACAGCGCGTTCGAGCGACGCGCGCGCACCGCGACGTGGTTCGGCTGGTTTATGTTGGTGGGCTTGATTGCGCTGACGATTTGGGGATATGCGGATGTCTAG
- a CDS encoding thiolase family protein, translating to MRDVFIVEAVRTPIGRGRDDGALHSVHPVDLLAQTLGECVKRAGVQKSDVEDVIAGCVTPMGKQGANVARLALLKAGFPIEVPGVQLNRMCGSGQQAVHFASQAISAGDMNLAIGGGVEMMGTVPMGSDWGVLDDEFLASYPYSLSPMGICAEKLAEKWNITRKESDEFSANSHIKAGNAIAQGYFKSQIMPVEVKINGSTKIVDTDEGVRTPNLEKMAQLATVFKENGTVTAANASQISDGAGAVLLASAEKADALGLKKRAKIVARVVVGSDPDLTLTGPIPATQKVLERSGMKIGDIDAIEINEAFASVVLAWAREIKPDMKRVNPNGGAIALGHPLGATGAILMTKLVHELERTGARYGLQTMCIGHGMATATIIENCAA from the coding sequence ATGCGTGACGTGTTTATCGTTGAGGCGGTGCGGACACCCATCGGCCGGGGCCGGGACGACGGCGCGTTGCATTCGGTCCATCCCGTCGATTTGTTGGCGCAGACCCTTGGCGAATGCGTGAAGCGCGCCGGCGTTCAGAAGTCCGACGTGGAAGACGTGATCGCCGGGTGCGTAACGCCGATGGGCAAGCAGGGTGCAAACGTCGCGCGGCTCGCCTTATTGAAGGCGGGATTTCCGATCGAAGTGCCGGGGGTGCAACTTAACCGCATGTGCGGGTCCGGCCAGCAGGCGGTCCACTTTGCCAGCCAGGCGATTTCCGCGGGTGACATGAATCTCGCGATCGGCGGCGGCGTCGAGATGATGGGCACGGTGCCGATGGGCAGCGATTGGGGAGTGCTCGACGACGAATTCCTGGCCAGCTATCCCTATTCGCTCTCGCCGATGGGCATCTGCGCGGAGAAACTCGCGGAGAAGTGGAACATCACGCGCAAGGAATCGGACGAGTTCTCCGCGAACAGCCACATCAAGGCAGGGAATGCGATCGCGCAGGGATATTTCAAGTCCCAGATTATGCCGGTCGAAGTGAAAATCAACGGGTCGACAAAGATCGTCGACACCGACGAAGGCGTTCGCACACCGAACCTCGAGAAGATGGCGCAACTCGCGACCGTGTTCAAGGAAAATGGCACGGTGACGGCCGCAAACGCCAGCCAGATTTCCGACGGCGCGGGCGCGGTGCTGCTGGCGTCGGCGGAAAAAGCCGATGCGCTGGGCCTCAAGAAACGCGCCAAGATCGTCGCGCGCGTGGTCGTGGGCAGCGATCCCGATCTCACGCTCACCGGCCCGATCCCCGCGACGCAGAAAGTGCTCGAACGCTCGGGTATGAAGATCGGCGACATCGACGCGATCGAGATCAACGAGGCCTTCGCATCGGTCGTGCTCGCGTGGGCGCGCGAGATTAAGCCCGACATGAAGCGCGTCAACCCGAACGGCGGCGCGATTGCCCTCGGGCATCCGCTCGGCGCGACGGGAGCGATCCTCATGACCAAGCTCGTCCACGAACTCGAACGCACGGGCGCCCGCTACGGCCTGCAAACCATGTGCATCGGCCACGGTATGGCCACTGCGACGATTATCGAAAACTGCGCGGCGTGA
- a CDS encoding sugar phosphate isomerase/epimerase produces the protein MYLSIRDAMIAGGDFETPVAGLRHLGIDAVEIRLDDEFRAIALDSPDSYVLYDATEAQAYRSHLDGLGIRCCSLLTARDLSVGKQDEHVEWLKRAVETAGPLGCDSIRIDSMLSREKDLAYGFRVELFCSVLGEVIQETGTSAVALAIENHGVAGNSLGFLLHILEEVDSDRLGLTLDTANFYWRGYPLSEVYGILKLLAPYARHTHVKNIAYPPDKREVHRDIGWEYGTYTCPMDEGDIDHGRVLRLLAGAGYSGDVCIENESLEKFAPGAERIRVLERDAAHVRELIASCEQRGPDR, from the coding sequence ATGTACCTCTCCATCCGCGACGCCATGATCGCCGGCGGGGACTTCGAGACCCCGGTCGCGGGGTTGCGCCACTTGGGCATCGACGCCGTCGAGATTCGGCTCGACGACGAATTCCGCGCGATTGCGCTGGACTCCCCCGACAGCTACGTCCTGTATGATGCGACCGAGGCGCAGGCCTACCGCTCGCACCTCGATGGTCTCGGCATCCGCTGTTGCAGTCTCCTCACGGCGCGTGACCTGTCCGTCGGAAAACAGGACGAGCATGTCGAATGGCTCAAACGGGCCGTCGAGACCGCGGGCCCTCTCGGCTGCGACTCCATTCGCATCGACTCTATGTTAAGCCGCGAGAAAGACTTAGCGTATGGATTCCGGGTCGAGCTTTTCTGTTCCGTACTGGGTGAGGTCATCCAGGAGACGGGAACAAGTGCCGTCGCCCTCGCCATCGAAAATCACGGCGTGGCGGGGAACAGTCTCGGGTTCCTGCTCCACATACTCGAGGAGGTCGATTCCGATCGCCTTGGCCTGACCTTGGATACCGCCAACTTTTATTGGAGGGGGTATCCTTTGAGCGAGGTGTATGGTATCCTGAAACTCTTGGCACCGTATGCCCGGCATACGCATGTGAAGAATATTGCGTATCCTCCGGATAAGCGGGAAGTGCACCGCGATATTGGCTGGGAGTACGGTACCTATACGTGCCCGATGGACGAGGGTGACATCGATCACGGGCGCGTGCTGCGACTGCTCGCGGGAGCGGGCTACAGCGGCGATGTATGCATCGAGAACGAGTCGCTCGAGAAGTTCGCGCCGGGCGCGGAACGCATTCGGGTACTCGAACGCGATGCCGCGCACGTCAGGGAGTTGATCGCGAGCTGTGAGCAACGAGGTCCCGACAGGTAG